The genomic segment GAGGTAAAATACAAGCCTAAAAAAGCATCCGCTAGGCCTATGCTTCCCTGCTTAATTTCATGACCTGTATATTTCTTAATGGCATTGTTTACCACATCTCCTGCAGGGGCCAATACAGCCGCTATAAAAAAATGCAAGCTCATTGCCACGGGTACAAGGGGAATTAAGGCCACAATCCCTACAGTACCTGCTGTTACGCGACCAATCGTTGCAAGCGCATGCAAAGCTTTGCTCTCTTTCATTTGTTTAGCCACAGTCGTTAGCTTAGGCAGACCTTTTCCTGGATTTTCTGTACTTATTTCTATAAAGCCCTTGTGAGCTTCTTGTGTTTTCTGTACAGAATCCATGCTAGGGGCCGAAGAAAAATCTCTGGGAAGTATAGCACTCATATAACCCTCATGATGTTAAGCTTCTATTTCTTTAGCTAGTTTCCTAACATGGCTTTCCCACTCTTCTTTTACTTCGGGTGAGGCCTCAATAAAGCCCCATAGCTTTTCTAGTGACTCCAAAGCTAAGCCATGTTGCTGCATAGATTGATAACAACGAGCTAAATAAAACTGGGTCTCTAAAAAGTTAGGATCTATTTCTTCAGCCATTAGATAATAATTAAGAGCTTTAGCGTACTCTCCCTCATTTTGATAGCAATATCCCATGGCATTCCAATAGGAGGAAACGGTGGGAGAAAATGTTAATAAGAGATGTAAAAGAGTTTTAGCTTCTTCGAATGCATGATTGTTAAAATTTTTGATGGCAAGCTCATAAATTAAGAGTAAAGTCTCACTTGAAAGGCCATATAATGTCGTCCATAAAGGCTGATCGGCATCGATAAGACTATTTGGATCCAAGACCTCATGATCCTTTGAAATAGAATACTTTTTTTGAATTTCTTGAATTTTTTTAAAAGCTTGTTCTATTTCATTCAGAACCTCTAGCATGGAGGGGGTATCACTTTTTTCTAATAGCTCGATTTTGAGCAAATTAATTCCTTTCACATATTTTTGGAACAGCAAAGTTAAATTTAGCTCTTTGGCTATTTGCTCTTTAAAGGCTAACCTGTATTGATGCTCTGTTTTTAATGGAGTGGCTAGCAAATGAAAATCTTGGTTGTTCACATATTCTTCAATTACAGGCTTTATCTTGGCATCAAAAGCTTTTATTTTTTCCTGCTGCATAAAAGATCCTTAGTAAATCACTCTCTTAAAATTAGTATACCTATATATTTATAATTATTGCAATTAATTTTAAATAAAGTAATATATTATATATTAACTTATTTAGTTTATTAAACTATTATAATATTTCTACTTAATCAATTAGTTTAAAAAAATGATCTAAAAAAATTCTTGATAAATGTAAAATTTTTTAAAAATTATAAACGATAGAAGATTGTCTATTAGCATTTAAACAGCCTCACCTCCAAAAAAGGCTTTTCTCTCCTCTTCTTTTCCATGGTAGTTTGATAACCATGGATCTTTCACCTTTTGCAACATTTTTTAACCAATTATCTCTCAGCTTTAATAGAACATCTCTTCACTTAAAAAGAGGCTTTGGATGCTTAGGTATTTAATAATAAAAAGGTTAGCGTTAAGAAAAAACTATAGAAAAATGTTTAATCCCCCCTTTAACACTAAGCATGCTATAGGATCAAGCAAAAGGGTTTGACAAAGTGGGGCTACGAGGAAAAATAGATTTAAAATAGGAGGTAAGTCCCTTATTAAAATATTCCTTTCTTTATTCAAAATTCGCTTTTATTGTATCGTTTACCTATAATTCATTATTTTAGGTTAAAATTATGCTAAAAACAATTTTAGGCATTTTTGGTCGCTCTCCTTTTGCTCCTTTGCAGTCTCATATGGAGATCGTTAATAGCTGCGTACAAATGCTACCTAGTTTATTCGAAGCGATGAAAAATAAAGATTATGCTGCCGTTGAAAAGATCGCAGAAAAAATATCTGAGCAAGAGCATCATGCCGATCTAGCTAAAAACCATATTCGCAATCATCTACCTAAAAATATTTACCTACCTATTGAAAGGCAGCATTTGTTAGATATCTTATCTTTACAGGACGATATTGCTGACAAAGCCCAAGACCTAGGGGTTCTTTCAACGTTGAAACCTTTAGAAATATTGCCCATTTTCGAAAATGAATTTAATCTATTCCTTGTTAAAAATATGGAATCTTTTGAAGAAGCAAGGCTAATTATTAACGAATTACACGAACTCATCGAAACCTCCTTTGGAGGGGTGGAAGCGGAAAAAGTTCGAAGTATGGTAGAAAAGGTAGCTTTTAAAGAACATGAGGTAGATATTCTTCAACGTAAACTTTTGAAAAACCTCTATCATTCTGAAAACGAGATGACGCATAGTACCTTTTATTTATGGCAAAAGATTTTTGGAACAACTGGTGCTCTTTCCGATATATCTGAGAAGCTGGCTAACCGTGTAAGACTCACCTTAGAACTGCAATAACGGAGATTGAATGATACCCGACATTCTATTGATACCTGAAAACATGCTTTTACTCATCTTTCTTTTGCTAGCAGGCTTTTATATGGCATGGAGCATTGGAGCTAATGATGTAGCAAATGCAATGGGAACCTCTGTAGGTTCTGGCGCACTTTCGTTGAAAACAGCTGTAGTCATCGCAGCTCTTCTAGAATTTTCAGGGGCTTTTTTCTTTGGGTCCCATGTCTCTGATACTATTCAAACAGGCATTATCGACTCTACTCTATTTGCTTATGAACCACGCATCTTAGTTTATGGGATGCTAGCTTCCTTGCTAGCCGCAGGCATGTGGTTGCAGATTGCCTCCTACTTTGGATGGCCTGTTTCTACTACTCATTGCATTGTAGGAGCAATTGTAGGGTTTGGCATTGTTGTAGGAGGATTAGAGGCAATACAATGGGAAAATATATTATTTATTATCACTAGCTGGGTGATTTCCCCTATTCTGGGTGGAATCATTTCTTACTTTATTTTTAATATTCTAAGAAAGAAGATTTTCTATACGCCTAACCCTATCAGGTCTGCCCAAAAGATTACTCCTATGATCGTTTTCTTAACAGTCATAGTAATGGGCCTTATCCTGGTTTTTAAAGGCTTGCAAAATTTAAACTTAGAATTTACCTTCTTAGAAGCCCTTATTTTCTCAGCTTTTTTAGGAACGATCGGCTCTTTTATAAGTTATCTACTTTTACGCAATATCTCCGCACCTACACGGTGCCAGCAGCCTGTGTGTAATGCTGAGACTAGCTTGTCCTTAGATAAAGCTAGGAAGCATTTGTTAAGGGCCAGAGAAACAGTCTCAGGAAATGAAATGCATTATCATTTATCTATCTTGCTAAATGAAGTTGATAATGTATCGACCACAATCAAGAAATCCAGCGATGGCGAAGTACACAAATCTGAATACGCTACCGTTGAGAAAATTTTTGGCTATCTTCAAATCATGAGCGCATGCTTAATGGCATTTGCGCATGGTGCAAATGATGTAGCCAACGCGATTGGACCTCTTTCCCAAGGCATCCAAGTTCTCATTAATAATACCGTTATTACCACTAGCACTACGCCTGTGTGGGCCTTAGCTTTAGGGGGAGTAGGAATCGTAGTAGGATTGGCTACCTGGGGCTGGCGTGTCATTGAAACAATTGGTAAAAAAATTACTGAACTGACTCCTACTCGCGGTTTCGCAGCAGAATTTGGCGCAGCCACTACAGTGGTACTTGCTTCAAGATTAGGGTTACCTGTTTCTACTACGCATACGTTGGTGGGATCTGTGGTAGGCGTAGGATTAGCACGAGGTTTAGAAGCTCTAGACTTAAGTATGACACGCGATATCATGATTTCCTGGCTAGTGACTGTACCTACAGGTGCTTTAATAGCTGTAGGCTTTTTTAATGCTATAATGTATCTTATTACCGTCATTTAAACTGCTACGCCTTACCTACCTATGGCAGGACTTTAAAGCTTTATTGAATTTTTAACCGTTCTTTTAGGATAATTTTAAAATGAATAAAATTCTTCTGTTTATCTTATACTCACTCGTTATCCAATCTGGCATGTATGCAGAGGCTCCTCGCCCTAAGGCTATTCTTCAAGCTCACCTACATGCAGCTTCAACTAATCCTAGCGATATTAAAACAATGAAAATCCATCCTGGCTCCGCAGTTACCCTACAAGCTGAGATAAAGAATGTCGGAAATTTGCCGAGTGCTCCAGGAAAAGTTTATATTCGCTTTGTCTTGATCGAACCACTAGAAGACTTACTACAAAGTCGCACTTTCCATACAGAAAGTATTCCCCTACCTACCCTCTATCCTGGGCAAGTAACTGTTGTTAAGTTTATAAAAGAACATCAATGGCCGTCCCTACAGGATTTTATTAAACAAAATTGGAATATGCGTCACTATCAAGCAGTAATTAAAATTGATGGAGAAAAAGAGGAAAAAGTGATTGGCTATCTCCCTATATTTTTCTCTGCTTATTATTATGAGGGGCATCATCGTGAAGTGCCTAGAGAGGTTAAATCACGCTAAAGGATAAAAACTTTTATAATATCTATGCCAGATACTCGGTCCAATTCGCGCCCCTTTAACTTATGAAGCTACTTTGCTCGCTTTGTTGGATAGAAAAGATAGAGAAAAAGAGATTGCAAAAAATAATCTGTAAGGAATTTATAGGAAAAAGATATGCATTCACTTTCTTTTGTCCCCCACATAAAAATACCCGAAGAGGTGCAATTAAAGATTCTTAGCCTTCTAAATGAAAAAGAATTACCGATTGCAGCCCTTGTTAACAAACATTGGCAGCGAATGGCCCAAGATCCTTCTTTATGGCGGCCTATTTGCCAACGACGCTGGAAAAACCTTAGCCACTTTTCT from the Neochlamydia sp. AcF84 genome contains:
- a CDS encoding tetratricopeptide repeat protein, whose translation is MQQEKIKAFDAKIKPVIEEYVNNQDFHLLATPLKTEHQYRLAFKEQIAKELNLTLLFQKYVKGINLLKIELLEKSDTPSMLEVLNEIEQAFKKIQEIQKKYSISKDHEVLDPNSLIDADQPLWTTLYGLSSETLLLIYELAIKNFNNHAFEEAKTLLHLLLTFSPTVSSYWNAMGYCYQNEGEYAKALNYYLMAEEIDPNFLETQFYLARCYQSMQQHGLALESLEKLWGFIEASPEVKEEWESHVRKLAKEIEA
- a CDS encoding TIGR00153 family protein, whose amino-acid sequence is MLKTILGIFGRSPFAPLQSHMEIVNSCVQMLPSLFEAMKNKDYAAVEKIAEKISEQEHHADLAKNHIRNHLPKNIYLPIERQHLLDILSLQDDIADKAQDLGVLSTLKPLEILPIFENEFNLFLVKNMESFEEARLIINELHELIETSFGGVEAEKVRSMVEKVAFKEHEVDILQRKLLKNLYHSENEMTHSTFYLWQKIFGTTGALSDISEKLANRVRLTLELQ
- a CDS encoding inorganic phosphate transporter encodes the protein MIPDILLIPENMLLLIFLLLAGFYMAWSIGANDVANAMGTSVGSGALSLKTAVVIAALLEFSGAFFFGSHVSDTIQTGIIDSTLFAYEPRILVYGMLASLLAAGMWLQIASYFGWPVSTTHCIVGAIVGFGIVVGGLEAIQWENILFIITSWVISPILGGIISYFIFNILRKKIFYTPNPIRSAQKITPMIVFLTVIVMGLILVFKGLQNLNLEFTFLEALIFSAFLGTIGSFISYLLLRNISAPTRCQQPVCNAETSLSLDKARKHLLRARETVSGNEMHYHLSILLNEVDNVSTTIKKSSDGEVHKSEYATVEKIFGYLQIMSACLMAFAHGANDVANAIGPLSQGIQVLINNTVITTSTTPVWALALGGVGIVVGLATWGWRVIETIGKKITELTPTRGFAAEFGAATTVVLASRLGLPVSTTHTLVGSVVGVGLARGLEALDLSMTRDIMISWLVTVPTGALIAVGFFNAIMYLITVI